The genomic region GGCGCCACGCGGCCGGCGTTCGCGCCGCCTCGCCGCGCGACCGCTCCGCGAGGAGCGCCCGCTCCGGCGCGCCCCACCCGGGCGCTGCAACCAGGGTCCCGACTCGCGAGGTCATCGTCCGTCTCCTTTCGCCGGCGCCGCCGGCGGATCGCGCTCACTGCGAGGAGGAAGCTACCGATGGCGAAGAGCCCGTTGAAGGCGCAGGCGAGCGCCGACCCCGCGCAAGAACGCGCCCGGGCGCGAGCGCGCGCCGCCCCCGCGCAGGAACGCGCCCCCGCCGCCGCGAGCTTGCCCTCCGCGCGCGAGCGCGGCCTCGACTGGGGCAACCTGCGCTTCTTCCTCGAGCTGACCCGCACCGGCAGCCACGCCCGCGCGGCGCAGCGGCTCGGCGTGGACCGCAACACGGTGGCGCGCCGGGTGGCGGCGCTCGAGGCGGAGCTCGGGCTCCCGCTGTTCGAGCGCGGCCCGCAGGGCTGGTGCTGCACGGCGGCCGGCCAGGACCTCGCGGAGCTGGCCTCGCGCGTCGAGGAGGACGTGCTCGCGCTGGCCCGCCACGCCGAGGCCCGCGATCGCTCGCCCAGCGGCACGGTGCGGCTCACCACCGCCTTCCACCTCTCGGCCTACCTGCTCGTCCCCGGCCTGCCGGCGCTGCGCGAGCGCCACCCCGGGCTGGTGGTCGAGGTGGTCGCCGACCAGCGGACCTTCGACCTCACCCGGCGCGAGGCCGACCTCGCCCTGCGGATGGGCCGCCCCCGGGACGCGGGGCTCGTCACCCGCAAGCTCTCCGACGTGGGCTACCGGCTCTACGCGGCCCGGGGTTCCCC from Anaeromyxobacter paludicola harbors:
- a CDS encoding LysR family transcriptional regulator, producing MAKSPLKAQASADPAQERARARARAAPAQERAPAAASLPSARERGLDWGNLRFFLELTRTGSHARAAQRLGVDRNTVARRVAALEAELGLPLFERGPQGWCCTAAGQDLAELASRVEEDVLALARHAEARDRSPSGTVRLTTAFHLSAYLLVPGLPALRERHPGLVVEVVADQRTFDLTRREADLALRMGRPRDAGLVTRKLSDVGYRLYAARGSPAGRRGTVDFAQDPFVGFEDSLASTPQERWLGRVAPERQVVFRCNSTASLVAAARIGVGVAVLPRFVAELEPGLVRLEGPQPPDHELWLLVHGDLRRTPRVRAVIEWVDELVVRARASLA